In a genomic window of Bemisia tabaci chromosome 1, PGI_BMITA_v3:
- the Bet1 gene encoding BET1 homolog — translation MDLYKERKMRRAHAGNYYEPLPTHSQYDTGDNLEETNEQMTSDLRNKISALKSLTIDIGAEVRDQNKHLRDLDNEFDRTGGFLGNTMNRVKRLAKSGKNYPICYLLLFSMLVFFILYFYLKFR, via the exons ATGGATTTATATAAAG aaagaaaaatgaggCGAGCACACGCAGGAAACTACTATGAACCTCTCCCAACTCACAGCCAGTATGATACGGGTGATAATctggaagaaaccaatgaacAGATGACATCAGACCTTCGCAATAAAATTTCTGCGTTGAAATCACTGACAATTGATATTGGAGCAGAGGTCAGGGATCAAAACAAACACTTGAGAGATCTGGACAACGAATTCGACCGAACTGGTGGCTTCCTGGGTAACACAATGAACCGCGTGAAAAGACTTGCTAAGAGTGGGAAAAACTACCCTATATGCTACTTGCTTCTCTTCTCAAtgctagtttttttcattttatatttctaTCTTAAGTTCAGGTGA
- the Hinfp gene encoding histone H4 transcription factor, producing MEDDIFVLPQFHEVTSDDSHLENSLNAENVNRNSTLKDDMNADHNTLHQRKRLKKTLIPQEIHDPDEPGSDYDNETVAETKVRKCRRKAIKSSKEHLHLKCEWRQCDYESENLDNFVLHVSHHIPHLRLRFNEENEEVFVCDWKGCDYETGNPSDVVRHVNFHSFHTKLKCIGSNLKNREKLPTCQYSSDNPNILPDFTEQMDCMWDNCTRKFSNIQTFHYHIIAHVNALPPGNNLPVAENCRWEQCTKSYFSRHHLLNHMKKHTHAKVVGCPDCGSAFCSNTKFRDHCQRRISSEVQDYQCSHCSKFYSTERILRDHMISHINHHKCPFCDMTCPYEYTLAAHIRNKHIPDKPFKCQMCDYSCKTQTDLKKHLYHTHETEPFRCLVADCDFQCKRNITLQRHYAKIHCGEPFRKYACHVCHHKYNHGEWLTKHLIQNHDFHWPPGFSRFRYKQDEDGFYRLQTVRYESIEVTQAMLETESNLVSSIDENKCLRLGKIEHTSTGAKLRIELDSEEGESVPQSEQETANAPNERVIAIEELDSEGNVVNTSTVIEEISSLPLEGILIDAATHDS from the exons ATGGAGGATGATATATTTGTCCTACCACAATTTCATGAAGTAACCAGTGATG ACTCTCATCTTGAAAATAGTTTGAATGCGGAAAATGTGAACAGGAATTCAACTTTGAAGGATGATATGAATGCTGACCATAACACCTTACATCAAAGAAAAAGACTGAAGAAAACTCTCATCCCTCAAGAAATACATGATCCAG ATGAACCTGGATCAGATTATGACAACGAAACTGTAGCAGAGACCAAAGTTAGAAAGTGTCGAAGGAAAgccatcaaatcatcaaaagagCATCTGCATCTGAAGTGTGAATGGAGACAGTGTGATTATGAAAGTGAAaacttagataattttgttctgcATGTCAGTCACCATATTCCGCACCTCAGACTGCGCTTTAATGAGGAAAATGAAG AGGTCTTTGTTTGTGATTGGAAAGGTTGTGATTATGAAACTGGTAATCCCTCAGACGTAGTCAGACATGTGAACTTCCATTCCTTCCATACAAAACTTAAATGCATTGGATCTAActtgaaaaatagagaaaaattaccT aCTTGCCAGTATAGCTCGGACAATCCAAACATCCTTCCAGATTTTACCGAGCAGATGGACTGCATGTGGGATAACTGCACAAGAAAGTTCAGCAATATCCAAACATTTCATTATCACATCATTGCTCATGTCAACGCCCTTCCTCCAGGCAACAATCTACCTGTTGCTGAAAATTGTCGCTGGGAACAATGCACAAAGTCATATTTCTCTCGACATCATTTGCTTAACCATATGAAGAAGCATACGCACGCAAAAGTGGTAGGATGCCCAGACTGTGGCAGTGCCTTTTGTAGCAATACCAAGTTCAGAGATCATTGCCAAAGACGAATTTCGAGCGAG GTCCAAGATTATCAGTGCTCCCACTGCAGTAAATTCTATTCTACAGAACGCATACTACGTGATCATATGATTTCGCACATCAATCATCACAAGTGTCCATTTTGTGACATGACTTGTCCATATGAATACACATTAGCAGCACACATTCGGAACAAGCACATCCCTGATAAGCCATTTAAGTGTCAGATGTGTGATTACAGTTGCAAAACTCAGACCGATCTCAAGAAACACCTCTACCACACCCATGAAACAGAGCCATTTCG GTGTCTGGTGGCCGACTGTGATTTCCAGTGTAAAAGAAACATCACTCTTCAGCGTCATTACGCCAAAATTCATTGTGGTGAACCATTCAGAAAATACGCTTGTCATGTTTGCCACCACAAGTATAATCACGGAGAATGGCTAACAAAGCATTTGATCCAAAATCATGATTTTCACTGGCCACCTGGCTTCTCCCGCTTCAG GTATAAGCAAGATGAAGATGGATTCTACAGGCTACAAACAGTGCGTTACGAAAGTATAGAAGTCACGCAAGCCATGCTGGAGACGGAGTCAAATTTAGTGTCGAGcattgatgaaaataaatgtttgcGACTAGGGAAAATCGAGCACACAAGCACTGGTGCCAAGCTTCGAATAGAGCTGGATTCTGAAGAAGGAGAGTCGGTCCCGCAATCAGAACAAGAGACTGCTAATGCTCCCAATGAAAGGGTGATTGCAATTGAGGAACTAGATTCTGAAGGCAATGTTGTAAACACAAGCACTGTTATAGAAGAAATCTCCTCATTGCCATTAGAAGGAATACTGATTGATGCCGCAACGCATGATAGCTGA
- the LOC109035556 gene encoding aprataxin, with amino-acid sequence MFWSKGLLKEMKESSVYEDKEIAVIRDKFPKAKHHFLALPKADIKNLQGLNKSHVPLLQKLESKGLEVAKDLGDKTATFRLGYHAIPSMERLHLHIISDDFIAIGLKTKKHWNSFTTEFFIPSKEIITRLDKEEKITIKQDFYKSQLLQPLQCHKCSFMPRTMPELKDHLNKHITNSQS; translated from the exons ATGTTTTGGAGCAAGGGTCTCCTCAAGGAAATGAAGGAGAGTAGTGTCTATGAAGATAAAGAAATAGCTGTAATACGGGACAAATTCCCCAAGGCAAAACATCACTTTCTAGCTCTTCCAAAAGCAGACATTAAGAATTTACAAGGGCTTAACAAAAGTCATGTTCCCCTTCTACAGAAATTGGAAAGTAAAGGATTAGAAGTTGCCAAGGATCTAGGTGACAAAACTGCAACTTTTAG ACTTGGATATCATGCAATACCATCGATGGAACGACTACATTTACACATAATCAGTGATGATTTCATCGCAATTGGCTTGAAAACTAAGAAGCATTGGAACTCTTTCACaactgaatttttcattccatCTAAAG AGATAATTACCCGCTtggacaaagaagaaaagatcACAATCAAACAGGATTTTTACAAGAGTCAGTTGCTGCAACCATTACAGTGTCATAAATGTTCCTTCATGCCCCGAACGATGCCTGAATTAAAAGATCACCTCAACAAACACATCACTAATAGTCAATCATAG